A part of Patagioenas fasciata isolate bPatFas1 chromosome 28, bPatFas1.hap1, whole genome shotgun sequence genomic DNA contains:
- the LOC139825736 gene encoding uncharacterized protein, with translation MQRPSTKSGAESAPLVLQWPWLEPQQLWAPAPRSDGRVTVGSAGRVTVMSLWGCDTGALVIIKGAAPGGAGASGAEPPWCWAGAWRVLSRNPRRVPELRSNGAGPSTPGCRAPWPWVSSQCPGTGWRGLCPPWLLQWVPLALQRRQWAELGEAVRELVEVKKLLKKKLQNLQERRQRVQEPAALPEPRGVRSRGKVAQGSDAEPALLQELVAVRLEEQLASRWHRSTCGLRRLLLFLALLQIIILTLVLLEGDVLNNSVLPPKLAAASGSCPARPRCF, from the exons ATGCAACGTCCGAGCACCAAGAGCGGTGCTGAGAGTGCTCCCCTGGTTCTGCAGTGGCCGTGGCTGGAGCCACAGCAGCTCTGGGCACCAGCGCCACGGAGTGATGGCCGTGTCACAGTGGGCAGTGCTGGCCGTGTCACCGTGATGTCACTGTGGGGCTGTGACACGGGCGCCCTGGTGATTATAAAGGGGGCTGCTCCCGGAGGTGCGGGAGCATCTGGAGCAgaacctccatggtgctgggcaggagcttggagagtgctcagcagaaatccacggcgggtgcctgagctgcgcagcaatggtgctggccccagcacacccgGGTGCCGGGCGCCCTGGCCCTGGGtcagctcccagtgccctgggacgggctggaggggcctgtgcccaccatggctcCTGCAATGGGTCCCGCTTGCTTTGCAGAGGCGGCAGTGGGCAGAGCTCGGAGAAGCTGTtcgggagctggtggaggtcaAGAAG ctgctgaaaaagaaGCTCCAGAACCTCCAGGAGAGACGGCAACGTGTCCaagagccagcagctct CCCGGAACCTCGTGGTGTCCGTAGCAGGGGGAAGGTGGCGCAGGGAAGCGATGCGGAGCCGGCGCTGCTCCAGGAGCTGGTGGCCGTGAGACTG GAGGAGCAGCTGGCATCGAGGTGGCACCGGAGCACTTGTGGGCTgag GAGACTCCTGCTGTTCCTCGCCCTGCTGCAGATCATcatcctcaccctggtgctgctggagggagaCGTCCTGAACAACTCTGTGCTTCCCCCCAAGCTGGCGGCTGCCTCTGGGAGCTGCCCAGCAAGGCCCCGCTGCTTCTGA